The following coding sequences lie in one Phragmites australis chromosome 8, lpPhrAust1.1, whole genome shotgun sequence genomic window:
- the LOC133927022 gene encoding 65-kDa microtubule-associated protein 1-like, translating into MGVAGHNDPLLGETTCGSLLQQLQLIWDEVGESDDDRDTMLLQLEQECLDVYRRKVDQASSSRTCLLQQLANSKSELARLLSALGELSVSGIPDETTGTIKEQLAAISPSLEQLCRKKESRVKEFADVQLQIQTLRGEIAGNLQVGDHLDTPHVNEDDLSVKKLNEFLSELQALQKEKSNRLHKILEFVSSVHDLCSVLGMDFLITVTEVHPSLDDSIGVQSKSISDETLSKLSKMLIGLQEEKAKRFAQIQALASQLSDLWNLMDAPVEEQQPFHHVACNMSLTMDEVTVPGALALDVVEQAEREVERLDQLKASRMKDIAFKKQTELEDIYARAHIAIDSSAARDRIMSIIDSNSFEPSELLADMESQILKAKEEALSRKDILERVDRWMSACEEESWLEDYSRDDNRYSATRGAHLNLKRAEKARVLVNKIPAIVDTLVAKTRAWEQEQGMPFIYDGVLLLAMLDEYKILRQEKEEEKRRMRDHKKMNDQLAAEQEKLFGSKPSPARPQSSRKVAGARVNGGAANGTPVRRLSALQSGGRTASRDGRRDTGRPAAPVNYVAIAKDDAASQVSSNHTGPSTP; encoded by the exons ATGGGAGTGGCAGGTCACAATGATCCATTGTTAGGTGAAACCACATGTGGATCTTTGCTGCAGCAACTTCAG CTGATCTGGGATGAGGTTGGTGAGAGTGATGATGATCGCGACACGATGTTACTTCAGCTCGAGCAGGAATGCTTAGATGTTTATAGGAGAAAGGTTGATCAGGCTTCTAGTTCCAGGACATGTCTCCTTCAACAACTCGCCAACTCCAAGTCTGAGCTGGCTAGacttctttctgcactaggAGAGCTGTCTGTTTCTGGCATT CCTGACGAGACAACTGGTACAATCAAGGAGCAACTAGCAGCTATATCACCTTCCTTGGAACAACTCTGCAGGAAAAAAGAGAGTAGGGTGAAGGAGTTTGCTGATGTACAACTTCAGATTCAGACACTACGTGGTGAAATCGCTGGGAATCTACAAGTTGGTGACCACTTGGATACACCCCATGTTAATGAGGACGATCTTTCAGTGAAGAAATTAAATGAATTTCTTTCTGAACTACAAGCCCTACAAAAGGAAAAG AGTAATAGGCTCCACAAGATTCTCGAATTTGTGAGTTCAGTGCATGATCTCTGTTCTGTACTTGGGATGGATTTCTTGATCACTGTTACTGAAGTTCATCCTAGTCTTGATGACTCTATTGGTGTTCAGTCCAAGAGCATTAGTGATGAAACATTATCCAAGTTATCAAAAATGCTGATTGGACTTcaagaagaaaaagcaaagagGTTTGCACAG ATTCAAGCCCTAGCTTCCCAGCTATCTGATCTTTGGAACTTAATGGACGCTCCTGTGGAGGAACAGCAACCGTTTCATCATGTCGCATGCAATATGTCCTTAACAATGGATGAAGTGACAGTTCCAGGAGCTCTGGCTCTTGATGTGGTTGAGCAG GCTGAACGTGAAGTTGAAAGGCTGGATCAGCTGAAAGCTAGTAGGATGAAGGATATTGCATTCAAGAAGCAGACTGAACTTGAAGATATATATGCCCGGGCTCATATTGCAATAGATTCTAGTGCCGCAAGAGATAGAATAATGTCTATTATTGACTCTAATAGTTTTGAGCCTTCGGAACTACTTGCTGATATGGAGAGCCAGATACTTAAAGCAAAAGAAGAGGCCTTAAGCAGAAAGGACATACTGGAGAGGGTTGACAGGTGGATGTCAGCATGTGAAGAAGAGAGCTGGCTTGAAGACTATAGCCGG GATGATAACAGATACAGTGCAACTAGGGGTGCACATCTGAATCTGAAGCGTGCAGAAAAAGCTCGTGTTTTGGTCAATAAAATTCCAG CTATTGTTGACACGCTAGTTGCAAAGACCCGGGCATGGGAACAAGAGCAGGGCATGCCGTTCATCTATGATGGCGTTCTGCTCCTTGCAATGCTGGATGAATACAAAATTCTGAGgcaggagaaggaagaagagaagcgGAGAATGAGG GACCATAAAAAGATGAATGATCAGCTAGCCGCTGAACAGGAGAAGCTGTTCGGGTCAAAACCGAGCCCAGCTCGGCCCCAGTCCTCAAGGAAGGTGGCTGGTGCCCGGGTAAATGGTGGAGCCGCTAATGGCACGCCGGTCCGGAGGCTGTCAGCCCTCCAGAGTGGCGGCAGGACCGCGAGCCGGGACGGGCGAAGGGACACAGGCAGGCCGGCGGCTCCGGTGAACTACGTCGCCATTGCCAAGGATGACGCGGCCTCGCAGGTGTCCAGCAACCACACGGGGCCGTCCACCCCCTGA
- the LOC133927023 gene encoding protein IQ-DOMAIN 33-like isoform X1 — translation MGLAGGIVRRIFSKSPCSSTRGRGHNEKGSADHRRRWSSLRLYLCGEEINAAPEDDDDDGTVSARSFETCVMTQEAHVQVVQPSDVRNADDNPGEPADQRIPGEHSHVVPAEPVGKEEAATLIQSAFRGLTARKQLQELKGCKESRGRTDENRSFASASVAASVQVQVGESLSDLRLSEDSASVQQRASQKSRPPPVFRVKEEWDDSTVSSNVSRMRIQSRIEATTRRERALAYAFSQQLRSCGGTKKRSARPDQAELNVGWSWLERWMATRQAEQAADDCMSRNTDSGSARRVVVIRRRHDLAVEEKESCGSNDVSLSAVSFDGSSGGMLSCHKQGGRNRLKGARNLPRRKVASSDHRLQARSHKVSKKGHQREEELHKDQAETDGFDAWQPPTDY, via the exons ATGGGTCTCGCCGGCGGCATTGTCCGGAGAATCTTCTCCAAGAGCCCATGCTCATCGACTCGCGGCCGTGGTCACAAT GAGAAGGGCTCTGCTGATCACAGGAGACGATGGAGCTCTCTCCGGCTGTACCTCTGCGGAGAGGAGATCAACGCAGCTCCAgaggacgacgatgacgacgggACGGTCTCTGCCAGGAGCTTCGAGACCTGCGTGATGACGCAGGAGGCGCACGTTCAGGTGGTTCAACCGAGCGACGTGCGCAACGCCGACGACAACCCTGGGGAGCCTGCTGATCAGAGGATTCCCGGTGAGCACAGCCACGTCGTGCCAGCAGAACCGGTCGGGAAGGAGGAAGCGGCAACGCTGATCCAATCTGCATTCAGGGGACTCACG GCGAGGAAGCAGCTGCAGGAGCTGAAAGGATGCAAAGAAAGCAGGGGCCGCACGGACGAGAACAGGAGCTTCGCTTCAGCGTCCGTTGCAGCGTCGGTGCAAGTCCAGGTAGGTGAGTCGTTGAGCGACCTCCGGCTAAGCGAGGACAGCGCGTCGGTGCAGCAGCGGGCGAGCCAGAAATCGCGGCCGCCACCAGTGTTCAGAGTGAAG GAGGAGTGGGACGACAGCACGGTGAGCTCCAACGTGTCAAGGATGAGGATCCAGAGCAGGATCGAGGCGACGACGCGGCGCGAGAGAGCCCTCGCCTACGCCTTCTCGCAGCAG CTGAGGAGCTGCGGTGGCACGAAGAAGCGGTCGGCGCGGCCGGATCAGGCGGAGCTCAACGTGGGGTGGAGCTGGTTGGAGCGGTGGATGGCGACGCGGCAGGCCGAGCAGGCGGCGGACGACTGCATGAGCCGCAACACGGACTCGGGCTCGGCGCGGCGGGTGGTGGTCATCAGGAGGCGCCACGACCTCGccgtggaggagaaggagagcTGCGGGTCCAACGACGTGTCGCTGTCCGCCGTCAGTTTCGACGGCTCCAGCGGCGGCATGCTGAGCTGCCACAAGCAAGGCGGCAGGAACCGGCTCAAGGGTGCCAGGAACCTGCCGCGCCGCAAGGTGGCGTCGTCGGACCACCGCCTCCAAGCAAGATCACACAAG GTGAGCAAGAAGGGGCACCAGCGAGAGGAGGAGCTGCACAAGGACCAAGCCGAGACCGACGGCTTCGACGCTTGGCAACCTCCAACGGATTACTGA
- the LOC133927023 gene encoding protein IQ-DOMAIN 33-like isoform X2, which yields MTQEAHVQVVQPSDVRNADDNPGEPADQRIPGEHSHVVPAEPVGKEEAATLIQSAFRGLTARKQLQELKGCKESRGRTDENRSFASASVAASVQVQVGESLSDLRLSEDSASVQQRASQKSRPPPVFRVKEEWDDSTVSSNVSRMRIQSRIEATTRRERALAYAFSQQLRSCGGTKKRSARPDQAELNVGWSWLERWMATRQAEQAADDCMSRNTDSGSARRVVVIRRRHDLAVEEKESCGSNDVSLSAVSFDGSSGGMLSCHKQGGRNRLKGARNLPRRKVASSDHRLQARSHKVSKKGHQREEELHKDQAETDGFDAWQPPTDY from the exons ATGACGCAGGAGGCGCACGTTCAGGTGGTTCAACCGAGCGACGTGCGCAACGCCGACGACAACCCTGGGGAGCCTGCTGATCAGAGGATTCCCGGTGAGCACAGCCACGTCGTGCCAGCAGAACCGGTCGGGAAGGAGGAAGCGGCAACGCTGATCCAATCTGCATTCAGGGGACTCACG GCGAGGAAGCAGCTGCAGGAGCTGAAAGGATGCAAAGAAAGCAGGGGCCGCACGGACGAGAACAGGAGCTTCGCTTCAGCGTCCGTTGCAGCGTCGGTGCAAGTCCAGGTAGGTGAGTCGTTGAGCGACCTCCGGCTAAGCGAGGACAGCGCGTCGGTGCAGCAGCGGGCGAGCCAGAAATCGCGGCCGCCACCAGTGTTCAGAGTGAAG GAGGAGTGGGACGACAGCACGGTGAGCTCCAACGTGTCAAGGATGAGGATCCAGAGCAGGATCGAGGCGACGACGCGGCGCGAGAGAGCCCTCGCCTACGCCTTCTCGCAGCAG CTGAGGAGCTGCGGTGGCACGAAGAAGCGGTCGGCGCGGCCGGATCAGGCGGAGCTCAACGTGGGGTGGAGCTGGTTGGAGCGGTGGATGGCGACGCGGCAGGCCGAGCAGGCGGCGGACGACTGCATGAGCCGCAACACGGACTCGGGCTCGGCGCGGCGGGTGGTGGTCATCAGGAGGCGCCACGACCTCGccgtggaggagaaggagagcTGCGGGTCCAACGACGTGTCGCTGTCCGCCGTCAGTTTCGACGGCTCCAGCGGCGGCATGCTGAGCTGCCACAAGCAAGGCGGCAGGAACCGGCTCAAGGGTGCCAGGAACCTGCCGCGCCGCAAGGTGGCGTCGTCGGACCACCGCCTCCAAGCAAGATCACACAAG GTGAGCAAGAAGGGGCACCAGCGAGAGGAGGAGCTGCACAAGGACCAAGCCGAGACCGACGGCTTCGACGCTTGGCAACCTCCAACGGATTACTGA
- the LOC133925953 gene encoding uncharacterized protein LOC133925953 codes for MATAEVQHAVPTAVHDSNCFQEEENHKAVAIVQEKSITGVEEAPRTELQATHNNGVDSEVETKDHEEDSKDWKDHEEEEEAMAAGAGADGLLLQAVAQEVEAKLGIVQDGNVTDPAAAPTAEAKPPKEEERRRDVIARKAAAAAKAVVVPVDDDELYGETAAPAEAAPEAPEKEEEGAASEEVLEEKAHEEQKLI; via the exons ATGGCAACGGCTGAG GTTCAACACGCTGTTCCAACGGCCGTGCACGACAGCAACTGCTTCCAGGAGGAAGAGAACCACAAGGCAGTCGCCATCGTCCAAGAAAAGTCCATCACCGGGGTGGAAGAAGCTCCTCGAACTGAGCTGCAGGCCACGCACAACAATGGCGTCGACTCCGAGGTCGAGACGAAGGATCACGAGGAAGACTCCAAGGACTGGAAGGAtcacgaggaggaagaagaagccatggccgctggcgccggcgccgacggcCTCCTGCTTCAGGCCGTGGCGCAAGAGGTAGAGGCCAAGCTTGGCATCGTCCAGGACGGCAACGTCACCGACCCTGCAGCTGCACCCACCGCTGAAGCGAAGCCGCCCAAGGAGGAAGAACGGCGCCGTGATGTGATCGCGAGGAAGGCCGCAGCCGCGGCCAAGGCGGTAGTCGTCCCCGTCGACGACGATGAGCTCTACGGGGAGACCGCTGCGCCGGCAGAGGCGGCGCCTGAGGCTcctgagaaggaggaggagggcgcagCCAGCGAGGAGGTGCTGGAGGAGAAGGCACACGAGGAGCAGAAGCTTATTTAA